In a single window of the Acidobacteriota bacterium genome:
- a CDS encoding helix-turn-helix transcriptional regulator, with translation MENEIVKTISAIYDAAYDETPDSWVIVCEKIDGLLDAENGGVTVLDTVQKEISVVGSRMDPELLAQYVEHYQYRNPIQDRIAGLRSGGRFNRAEAIADEDFEKLEITNEFFSKGRIFHFEYRVIAAPDDLHAAIQFSRPRGRGNFAKKDLELMDLLMPHLGRAFGIHFNFLKAKQERSILAEVLDRMPRGVFVVNEARKVLYSNTSGNSILTDGDGIYINRRGGISVRNNSDHKRFKAALAGVFTSPGINSGWAATIRLNRGTGKRPLELLLAKCTKGDCDQFGTGEKAIIFVSDPESKRVSVADVLCRLYGLTRSEARIAGMIADGMSMADISDELCIAESTVKTHLKRIFSKTDTRRQSELAKLVLLGPASLRFDGERKV, from the coding sequence ATGGAAAACGAGATCGTAAAAACGATCAGCGCGATATACGATGCGGCGTACGATGAAACGCCGGATTCGTGGGTGATAGTGTGCGAAAAGATCGACGGCCTCCTAGATGCCGAGAACGGCGGTGTTACCGTTCTCGATACGGTGCAAAAGGAGATCTCTGTGGTCGGGAGCCGTATGGACCCGGAGCTCTTAGCCCAATATGTCGAGCACTACCAATATAGAAATCCAATTCAGGACCGCATTGCCGGATTAAGAAGCGGGGGACGCTTTAATCGGGCGGAAGCAATAGCTGACGAAGATTTTGAAAAGCTGGAGATCACCAACGAATTCTTTTCAAAAGGCAGGATATTTCATTTCGAATATCGTGTGATCGCAGCCCCGGATGATCTGCATGCGGCGATCCAGTTCAGCCGACCGCGCGGACGCGGGAATTTTGCAAAGAAAGACCTGGAATTGATGGATCTGCTGATGCCGCATCTCGGCAGGGCATTCGGGATCCATTTCAATTTCCTCAAAGCAAAGCAGGAGCGGTCGATACTTGCAGAGGTGCTCGACAGAATGCCGCGCGGGGTCTTTGTCGTTAACGAGGCAAGAAAGGTGCTCTATTCGAACACCAGCGGCAACTCAATATTGACGGACGGCGACGGCATCTATATAAATCGCCGCGGCGGCATTTCAGTCCGAAACAACTCGGACCACAAACGGTTCAAGGCGGCACTTGCCGGTGTTTTTACGTCACCCGGTATCAATAGCGGCTGGGCGGCAACGATCAGGCTGAACCGCGGAACGGGCAAGCGTCCGCTTGAACTGCTGTTAGCAAAATGCACAAAGGGCGATTGCGACCAATTCGGTACCGGTGAAAAGGCGATCATATTTGTCTCGGACCCCGAATCGAAACGCGTATCGGTGGCAGATGTGCTTTGCCGGCTTTACGGCCTGACCAGGTCCGAGGCAAGGATCGCGGGAATGATCGCGGACGGTATGTCAATGGCTGATATATCCGACGAATTGTGCATTGCGGAAAGTACCGTCAAAACGCACCTAAAGCGAATATTTTCAAAAACAGATACGCGGCGGCAGAGTGAGCTTGCCAAGCTCGTTTTGCTCGGACCGGCGTCGCTGAGGTTCGACGGCGAAAGAAAAGTTTGA
- a CDS encoding pyridoxal phosphate-dependent aminotransferase — protein MSAVSEKMDFELPQRMRGLQPTLIRQFFERALPGSINFGLGEPDLPTPEFLRREASRVTLEEQNGYTSHPGIPELRDKIAEQYPHLSLPRTGVVVTCGSQEAMTAAFLCTVDAGDEVLLPDPSFPAYDACVRISQGEPIYYRMPAEKDFAFDLDEFRARITPKTKAAVVISPSNPTGKILTEQNFRDIAEALEGTGIWLISDEIYSDLYFNERPHSASEFYDRTIIVSGLSKSLSMTGWRLGWAACKDADLINAIQVLHGFLTVCTSTITQKASLIAWTDEAEQAKEHARDVYRERGRFLVDLFEKELGLHATSPEGAFYTMLDVRPIGDDLEVAEKCLQNRVITVPGVAFGNEAKGFLRISFCNTQERMTEGVARMKQALL, from the coding sequence ATGAGCGCGGTGAGCGAAAAGATGGACTTTGAACTTCCTCAGCGTATGCGCGGCCTTCAGCCGACGCTGATTCGTCAGTTTTTCGAGCGTGCACTGCCCGGCAGCATAAATTTCGGGCTTGGTGAGCCCGACCTGCCGACACCTGAATTCCTAAGAAGAGAGGCCTCCCGCGTTACGCTCGAGGAACAGAACGGCTACACATCGCATCCGGGAATTCCGGAGCTTCGCGACAAGATAGCCGAGCAATATCCGCATCTCAGCCTGCCGCGAACCGGCGTCGTCGTAACTTGCGGCTCCCAAGAGGCGATGACGGCGGCGTTCCTGTGTACTGTTGACGCCGGCGACGAGGTGCTGCTGCCCGATCCGAGTTTTCCGGCCTATGATGCGTGCGTGCGGATCTCGCAGGGCGAGCCGATCTATTACAGAATGCCCGCTGAAAAGGATTTCGCTTTCGATTTAGACGAATTTCGTGCCCGCATCACGCCGAAAACAAAGGCCGCGGTCGTCATTTCGCCGTCAAATCCGACAGGCAAGATACTCACCGAGCAGAATTTTCGCGACATCGCAGAGGCTCTTGAAGGGACGGGAATTTGGCTGATCTCTGATGAGATCTACAGCGATCTTTATTTCAACGAGCGGCCGCATTCGGCGAGCGAGTTTTACGACCGCACGATCATTGTCAGCGGCCTCTCAAAATCGCTCTCGATGACCGGCTGGCGGCTGGGTTGGGCGGCGTGCAAGGACGCGGACCTGATCAACGCTATTCAGGTGCTGCACGGTTTTTTGACCGTTTGCACATCGACGATCACGCAAAAAGCGTCACTCATCGCGTGGACGGACGAGGCGGAGCAGGCCAAGGAACATGCCCGCGATGTCTATCGCGAACGCGGCCGTTTTCTTGTCGATCTGTTTGAAAAGGAATTGGGGCTGCACGCCACTTCGCCTGAGGGTGCGTTTTACACGATGCTTGACGTTCGCCCCATAGGAGATGATCTGGAGGTCGCCGAAAAGTGCCTGCAAAACCGCGTCATCACGGTACCGGGAGTCGCATTCGGTAATGAGGCGAAAGGCTTCCTGCGCATCTCTTTCTGTAACACCCAAGAACGTATGACCGAAGGCGTCGCCCGTATGAAGCAGGCTCTTTTGTGA
- a CDS encoding 2,3,4,5-tetrahydropyridine-2,6-dicarboxylate N-succinyltransferase, with product MQLRSQIEQLFSRSEFTSDDRAVFEEFKTALRIGDIRSAERGDDGVWRANSWVKQGILLGFRMGKMVEISKPTETLQFFDKDTFPLRPTSLEDKIRIVPGGSTIRDGSYVAENVVLMPPCYINVGAYVDEGTMVDSHALVGSCAQIGKRVHLSAAAQIGGVLEPVNATPVIIEDDVLVGGNTGVYEGTIVREGAVLASGVILTRSTPVFDLPNNRVIKAEDGGSLVIPAGAVVVQGSRAVTNDFGRENGLSIYCPIIVKYRDERTDAATKLEDYLR from the coding sequence ATGCAATTACGCAGCCAGATCGAACAACTTTTTTCCAGATCTGAATTCACCTCGGACGACCGCGCGGTCTTCGAAGAATTCAAGACGGCGTTGCGAATCGGCGATATACGTTCTGCGGAAAGAGGCGACGACGGAGTTTGGCGAGCGAATTCATGGGTAAAACAGGGAATTCTGCTCGGGTTTCGGATGGGCAAGATGGTCGAGATCTCGAAGCCGACCGAGACGCTGCAATTTTTTGATAAAGACACATTTCCGCTCAGGCCAACTTCGCTGGAAGACAAGATCCGCATCGTTCCGGGCGGCTCAACGATCCGTGATGGCTCGTATGTTGCTGAAAATGTTGTACTTATGCCGCCGTGCTACATCAATGTCGGAGCATACGTTGACGAAGGGACGATGGTTGACAGCCACGCACTTGTCGGCTCGTGCGCTCAGATCGGAAAACGCGTTCACCTTTCTGCAGCGGCTCAGATAGGCGGCGTGCTCGAGCCTGTGAATGCAACGCCGGTGATCATTGAAGATGATGTTCTTGTCGGCGGGAACACCGGAGTTTACGAAGGAACCATCGTTCGAGAAGGTGCAGTTTTGGCAAGCGGTGTTATATTGACGCGCTCAACACCTGTATTCGACCTGCCGAATAACCGCGTCATCAAAGCTGAAGACGGCGGTTCGCTGGTGATACCTGCGGGAGCCGTCGTCGTGCAAGGTTCGCGTGCCGTGACCAACGATTTCGGCCGCGAGAACGGCCTGTCTATCTATTGCCCGATCATCGTCAAGTACCGCGACGAGCGAACCGATGCGGCAACAAAGCTGGAAGATTACCTTCGTTAG
- a CDS encoding right-handed parallel beta-helix repeat-containing protein produces the protein MSLEKIFGSYRKLFAGHTRAATRTGARRVMAVAAILAVSVAASFVVAGTTNAGGFTSELVGKLTGGFGLFNSAPPAAMATTVVVRPESPDGWTYVTESGSPTGSLVTGPGTPPLGIGSAQFGLSAGADGRYLGRAGFLGTPLTAITSISYSTYRTSGTDPAYAAAFSFNVDFDLTDLNTGWQGRLTYEPYFTETVTTGAWQTWNPMAGKWVFSQAPGNAVCPMAAPCTWAQVLTAYPNAGIHPTFGAVGFKAGSGWGGFDGNVDSFTLGISGNETTWDFEPSQYIVVDDDGAGSITDCDAPTPASTTLAGALSVANPGDTIRVCPGTYAQASTLNINVPGVTILGVGPGKPKVQVASAIGNGLNISANGVTIDNLEIEKTDLPNQTVVYIGANNFTIQNSNIYGPNPGSPWSVNGITSRAFVGQAGITGFNINNNTISHLRQPGYFSGAFDVAIGSITNNDVSGTRGWVVEGGNITFSGNSWGAPQNQGCDIAVLGTVWINPAFYQPHLALSTANNNAFLCMQYGGGEDGRAIAHVSSSAGPGGNGSAAENYQSINAAIPGTLIGGTVQVGAGGYNEDVLINKSVKVLGAGQASTTITGPIGGDGATVRISANNVELAGFTITRAGNNTTDWNNAGLNFAGIAAIGPAITGANIHDNRITGNRTGIDFNNTSGHTFHRNVITNNRTGLFFRNQTDNLTVTENEITNNWTVGVLFLDASGGTNVPVQTALDSTFTNNNISGNWYGQIVDRQTGGSLPAPGANLKNFSGNWIGTTTPTIVAVNSTEPGYSAQIPLAFGGSAVPPVAPQPTLAGEASANLDFSPFLNSNTDTSAAYGFQGSFSALNISAVSPQAAPGGASNIQEGIDAVSSGGTLNIGSGTYAGNVNVNKALHIKGTFTVTGSFTTSAAGVQVSPGTSPGIINTGNLSLGSDTTVNIELNGPTVGTQYDQLNVTGTVSIASNVNLNVTTGYTPTIGTVFTIVNNDGADPVSGTFFEMPEGTVFYVGPTPLRISYVGGTGNDITLTAVSLCNAVSIPTTYEVLTGNTVVVDVNVDDTTGNGLISTDFTLNYDPSVITFNAFSLGTVTAGSGTYVNSSIPGVLVVSIYSGTPWSGAGSLASITFNAVGLPGSSSAVAFTSFKFNEGTPCISTSNGLVTVIGGTITGKVTYGNALVGPTPPRYIPDTVITGSGSPIVTANSDTSGEYTLSGFGPGSYTRSASKTGGVAGAISAFDAAAVSQYVVGLISLSGNQQTVADVSGAGGITSFDAALIARYSALLPGTGNTGNWIFTPTSYGPSTVYSNITDEDYVGLLMGDVTGNWGPLGPYSFGLPAPGSRQDEARPAMVKAPVITANPDSTFEVPVTIRGAVGRGVVAYNFELSYDPNVVRPLENPVTVDDTVSGGLTVVSNAEGGVLRVAAFGVAPIDQDGVLIKVRFRAVGTPGSSTHLSWDNVFLNEDMNGATGVDGSIRIKSPHADEVETELSGRVMTATGERIAKAAVTITDLSGNSIVVYTDRSGVFTIPNVEYGQTYNVTVANTRYTFLPITISISDRAIGLDIVAEP, from the coding sequence ATGTCATTGGAGAAGATATTTGGTTCATATAGGAAGCTTTTTGCCGGGCACACACGTGCTGCAACACGCACGGGTGCCCGCCGTGTAATGGCGGTCGCCGCCATTCTCGCCGTTTCGGTCGCCGCGTCGTTCGTCGTCGCAGGCACCACCAACGCCGGCGGGTTCACTTCGGAATTGGTCGGCAAACTGACCGGCGGATTCGGTCTGTTCAACTCGGCACCGCCCGCCGCGATGGCTACGACTGTGGTCGTCCGTCCGGAATCGCCAGACGGTTGGACATATGTCACCGAGAGTGGCAGTCCGACCGGCAGCCTCGTAACGGGTCCCGGAACGCCTCCGCTTGGGATTGGCAGTGCACAATTTGGACTTAGCGCAGGCGCCGACGGCCGATATCTAGGTCGAGCAGGCTTTCTTGGCACGCCGTTGACCGCGATCACATCGATCTCTTACAGCACATATCGCACATCCGGTACCGATCCCGCGTATGCGGCAGCATTCAGTTTTAATGTCGACTTTGACTTGACAGATTTAAATACCGGTTGGCAGGGACGATTGACCTATGAACCTTACTTCACGGAAACAGTAACGACCGGAGCCTGGCAAACCTGGAATCCAATGGCCGGAAAGTGGGTATTTTCGCAAGCCCCGGGCAACGCAGTTTGTCCGATGGCTGCGCCTTGCACATGGGCTCAGGTTCTCACAGCATATCCAAACGCAGGTATTCATCCGACCTTTGGGGCGGTTGGCTTCAAAGCCGGAAGTGGTTGGGGTGGATTCGATGGCAACGTTGATTCGTTCACGCTGGGCATTAGCGGCAATGAAACGACATGGGATTTCGAGCCGAGCCAGTACATCGTGGTTGACGACGATGGTGCAGGATCGATCACCGATTGCGACGCCCCGACACCGGCAAGCACGACTTTGGCCGGTGCCCTATCTGTAGCCAATCCGGGCGATACGATCCGCGTTTGCCCCGGAACGTATGCTCAGGCATCAACACTCAATATAAATGTCCCCGGCGTAACCATCCTCGGCGTTGGTCCGGGCAAGCCAAAGGTACAAGTAGCCAGCGCGATCGGGAACGGCCTGAATATATCGGCGAACGGCGTCACGATCGACAATTTAGAGATAGAAAAGACCGACCTGCCGAATCAGACAGTTGTTTACATCGGTGCGAACAATTTCACGATCCAAAACAGCAACATCTACGGCCCGAACCCGGGATCACCTTGGAGCGTCAACGGTATTACGAGCCGAGCCTTTGTTGGCCAGGCGGGCATTACCGGCTTCAACATCAACAACAACACGATCTCTCACCTCAGACAGCCTGGCTATTTCAGCGGAGCGTTTGACGTCGCGATCGGGTCGATCACGAACAACGACGTATCAGGAACCCGCGGATGGGTCGTTGAAGGCGGCAACATTACATTCTCCGGCAACTCATGGGGAGCCCCTCAGAATCAGGGTTGTGATATCGCTGTGTTAGGCACAGTTTGGATCAATCCAGCGTTTTATCAGCCTCATCTGGCTCTGAGCACCGCAAACAACAACGCGTTTCTTTGCATGCAGTATGGAGGCGGCGAGGACGGCCGTGCTATCGCTCATGTAAGTAGTTCGGCAGGGCCGGGCGGCAACGGCAGTGCAGCGGAGAACTATCAGAGCATCAACGCTGCGATACCGGGCACACTGATCGGCGGAACGGTCCAGGTCGGTGCCGGCGGATACAACGAAGATGTTTTGATCAACAAATCGGTCAAGGTTCTCGGAGCCGGACAGGCATCTACGACCATCACCGGTCCGATCGGTGGCGACGGTGCTACAGTAAGGATCTCTGCAAACAATGTTGAGCTTGCCGGTTTCACGATCACCCGAGCGGGAAACAATACGACCGACTGGAACAACGCCGGCCTCAATTTCGCGGGAATCGCAGCCATAGGTCCGGCTATTACCGGAGCGAACATTCACGACAACCGCATTACCGGTAACAGGACCGGTATCGATTTTAACAACACGAGCGGACATACGTTCCACCGAAATGTGATCACGAACAACCGAACCGGCTTGTTTTTCCGTAATCAGACGGACAATCTGACGGTCACTGAGAACGAGATCACTAATAACTGGACGGTTGGCGTACTGTTCTTGGATGCAAGCGGCGGAACGAACGTACCTGTTCAGACCGCTCTGGATTCGACGTTTACTAACAACAACATAAGCGGTAACTGGTACGGTCAGATCGTTGATCGTCAGACGGGCGGCTCGCTGCCCGCACCCGGAGCTAATCTGAAGAATTTCAGCGGCAACTGGATCGGAACTACAACACCGACGATAGTTGCGGTGAACAGCACAGAGCCGGGCTACTCGGCACAGATTCCCTTAGCATTCGGCGGTAGTGCAGTTCCTCCCGTTGCCCCGCAGCCGACGCTGGCAGGCGAAGCCTCTGCGAACCTCGATTTCAGCCCGTTCCTCAACTCGAACACTGACACGAGTGCCGCATACGGCTTCCAGGGCAGCTTTAGTGCTCTGAATATCTCGGCGGTCAGCCCGCAGGCAGCTCCGGGCGGCGCGAGCAATATTCAGGAAGGCATCGACGCGGTTTCGTCGGGCGGCACGCTGAATATCGGTTCTGGAACCTATGCCGGCAATGTCAATGTGAACAAGGCCCTGCATATCAAGGGCACGTTCACTGTGACGGGATCGTTCACCACGAGCGCCGCAGGCGTTCAGGTGAGCCCAGGAACAAGCCCGGGCATCATCAATACCGGCAACCTCTCGCTCGGTTCTGACACAACGGTCAATATTGAGCTGAACGGCCCGACGGTCGGAACGCAGTATGACCAGCTCAACGTCACGGGAACCGTCAGCATCGCTTCGAATGTGAACCTGAACGTGACCACAGGCTATACGCCGACCATCGGGACCGTCTTCACCATCGTCAACAACGACGGTGCGGACCCTGTCAGCGGCACGTTCTTTGAGATGCCTGAGGGAACCGTGTTCTATGTCGGTCCGACACCGCTGAGGATCAGCTACGTCGGCGGGACCGGCAATGACATCACACTGACGGCTGTCAGCCTGTGCAACGCGGTCTCGATACCGACGACGTATGAAGTGCTGACCGGCAACACTGTCGTGGTAGATGTGAATGTGGACGATACGACCGGCAACGGCCTGATATCCACGGACTTCACGCTGAACTACGATCCGTCGGTGATCACGTTCAATGCGTTCAGCCTCGGCACCGTTACCGCAGGCAGCGGCACTTACGTGAACTCGTCAATACCGGGCGTCCTTGTGGTGTCGATCTACAGCGGAACGCCGTGGTCAGGAGCCGGTTCGCTGGCGTCGATCACGTTCAACGCGGTCGGCCTGCCGGGATCGTCAAGTGCGGTTGCTTTCACGAGCTTTAAGTTCAACGAAGGCACGCCTTGCATCTCGACGTCGAACGGCCTTGTAACCGTCATCGGCGGAACCATTACGGGCAAAGTCACATACGGTAACGCTCTCGTCGGCCCCACACCGCCGCGTTACATTCCGGATACGGTCATCACGGGCTCAGGCTCGCCGATCGTAACCGCGAACTCCGACACGTCGGGCGAGTATACGCTCAGCGGCTTCGGACCGGGATCATATACGCGTTCTGCATCGAAGACCGGCGGTGTTGCAGGAGCCATCAGTGCATTCGACGCGGCAGCGGTATCGCAATACGTCGTTGGCCTGATCTCACTCTCGGGCAACCAGCAGACGGTCGCGGACGTCAGCGGAGCGGGCGGCATCACGTCGTTCGACGCTGCGCTGATCGCTCGCTACTCTGCGCTGCTACCGGGAACCGGCAACACCGGCAACTGGATCTTTACGCCGACCAGCTACGGCCCGTCCACGGTGTACTCGAACATCACGGACGAGGACTATGTCGGCCTGCTAATGGGCGACGTCACAGGAAACTGGGGACCGTTGGGCCCGTATTCGTTCGGCCTGCCCGCACCGGGCTCGCGTCAGGATGAGGCACGGCCTGCGATGGTCAAGGCACCCGTCATCACTGCGAATCCGGACTCGACGTTCGAGGTTCCGGTGACGATCCGCGGTGCTGTGGGCAGAGGCGTAGTTGCTTACAACTTCGAGTTGTCCTACGACCCGAACGTCGTTCGTCCGCTGGAGAATCCCGTAACTGTGGATGACACGGTCTCGGGCGGCCTGACGGTCGTATCGAACGCCGAGGGCGGAGTTCTCCGCGTGGCAGCGTTCGGTGTGGCACCTATCGATCAGGACGGTGTTCTGATCAAGGTGCGTTTCCGTGCAGTAGGCACACCGGGCTCCTCGACACACCTCAGTTGGGACAATGTGTTCCTGAACGAGGACATGAACGGAGCAACGGGTGTTGACGGCAGCATTCGGATCAAATCGCCGCACGCCGACGAGGTCGAGACGGAGCTTTCGGGCCGAGTGATGACCGCGACAGGCGAGCGCATAGCAAAAGCAGCGGTAACGATAACCGACCTTTCCGGCAACAGCATTGTTGTCTATACGGACAGGTCGGGTGTGTTTACCATCCCGAACGTTGAATACGGCCAGACGTACAACGTGACGGTAGCTAACACCCGTTACACATTCTTGCCGATCACGATCAGCATCAGTGACAGGGCCATCGGCCTTGACATTGTTGCCGAACCGTAG
- a CDS encoding 4-hydroxy-tetrahydrodipicolinate synthase gives MTLPRDWIRGVGTALVTPFRKDGSIDEECFVSLVERQIKNGVKLLVPCGTTGESVTMSEAERIQIIKLTVSTAHKRGAKVIAGTGGNNTAAAIEFTRKARETGADAALIVAPYYNKPTQAGMFAHFSEIAKSVKGFPIMLYNVPSRTSSNISAETTLRLADAHENIVATKEASGNFSQVMEILAKRPRNFKVFSGDDATTIPLIALGADGLVSVISNEMPKETTKMVEHALNGSFHFARKIHYKLLPLMEANFIESSPAPCKFVMKEMGLLEENLRLPLVPVSEAARKTLRGAMPNQ, from the coding sequence ATGACGCTACCAAGAGATTGGATACGAGGTGTGGGGACGGCTTTAGTGACGCCGTTTAGAAAGGACGGTTCTATCGACGAGGAGTGCTTCGTCTCGCTGGTCGAGCGGCAGATAAAGAACGGCGTAAAGCTGCTCGTGCCGTGCGGAACAACGGGCGAAAGCGTTACGATGAGCGAAGCCGAACGGATTCAGATCATCAAATTGACGGTTTCGACCGCACATAAACGCGGAGCAAAGGTCATCGCCGGCACTGGCGGCAACAACACTGCTGCGGCCATCGAATTCACGCGCAAGGCTCGCGAAACTGGTGCCGATGCGGCGTTGATCGTCGCTCCGTATTACAACAAGCCGACGCAGGCGGGAATGTTCGCCCATTTCTCGGAGATTGCAAAGAGCGTAAAGGGTTTTCCGATCATGCTCTACAACGTGCCTTCGCGAACGTCTTCAAATATCTCTGCAGAAACGACACTTCGGCTTGCCGATGCACACGAGAACATCGTCGCGACAAAAGAGGCGTCCGGGAATTTTTCCCAGGTGATGGAAATATTGGCGAAACGGCCCCGGAATTTCAAAGTGTTTTCCGGCGATGATGCGACGACGATACCGCTGATAGCGCTTGGCGCCGACGGCCTTGTTTCGGTGATTTCCAACGAAATGCCTAAAGAGACCACGAAAATGGTCGAGCACGCTCTGAACGGGTCATTTCATTTCGCACGCAAGATCCATTACAAACTGCTGCCGCTGATGGAGGCGAATTTCATCGAATCCTCGCCCGCCCCGTGCAAATTCGTGATGAAAGAAATGGGCCTGCTCGAAGAGAATCTAAGGCTTCCGCTCGTTCCTGTAAGTGAGGCCGCCAGAAAGACGTTGCGCGGGGCCATGCCCAATCAATAA
- a CDS encoding winged helix-turn-helix domain-containing protein, producing the protein MEPLTDKLYSFGRFVFDADRLVLYHDGAIVKEAEKRSLQVLAVLLSRAGDPVSHEEIIDIVWSDNPHGATSTRVNQYVSRLRKTLAAFDAENAYIETLKGRGYRFVYEVVTAPETTTFALSSGIVPETPRTIDDHSRFSTASSKKRYVWTYLVLAVIAVAAVTASFWNFSRTDDVEDVKRVVKDSQMFESLVMYRDPSDFTEEMLDRYWLSESEGQANFDRSRIRQTVKKLLAEGRYYGEQTECLTFEFDKVELNNGRDAATVRTFEKWSLDDITKDGNISRKKTVGPYFVDYVLRKVNGRWLIERSTTARTVRPVPQLTSIEIAPNKNGGWLASVVGSDFEPLTIYFDIFGPDCTLTRPCRVENFTLRDRASMTSEAIWNIPIELAPGEYEITAKNGDSSPSKPLTFKIP; encoded by the coding sequence ATGGAGCCTCTCACCGATAAGCTCTACTCATTTGGACGGTTTGTTTTCGACGCCGACAGGCTGGTTCTGTATCACGACGGGGCGATCGTCAAAGAAGCCGAGAAGAGATCGCTGCAGGTTTTAGCGGTTCTCCTTTCCCGCGCCGGCGATCCGGTCAGTCACGAAGAAATAATTGATATCGTTTGGTCCGACAACCCGCACGGAGCGACATCGACACGTGTAAATCAGTATGTCAGCAGACTCAGGAAGACACTCGCTGCTTTCGACGCCGAAAATGCCTACATTGAAACTCTAAAGGGCCGCGGATATAGATTTGTCTATGAAGTAGTAACGGCTCCTGAAACAACAACCTTTGCACTCTCGTCGGGAATCGTCCCTGAAACTCCCCGTACAATTGACGACCATAGTCGGTTCTCAACCGCCAGTTCAAAGAAGAGATACGTGTGGACATATCTGGTGTTGGCGGTCATCGCAGTTGCTGCGGTAACCGCATCATTCTGGAATTTCAGCCGAACGGACGACGTTGAGGACGTAAAACGTGTGGTGAAAGATTCGCAGATGTTCGAATCGTTGGTGATGTATCGCGACCCCAGCGATTTTACCGAAGAGATGCTTGACCGATACTGGCTTTCCGAAAGCGAAGGCCAGGCAAATTTTGACCGCAGCCGGATCAGGCAAACCGTGAAAAAACTATTGGCGGAAGGCCGCTATTACGGTGAACAGACCGAGTGTTTGACGTTCGAATTTGACAAGGTCGAGTTAAACAACGGCCGTGATGCAGCAACAGTAAGAACCTTCGAAAAATGGTCGCTCGACGACATAACTAAGGACGGAAATATCTCAAGAAAGAAGACCGTAGGCCCGTACTTTGTTGATTATGTGCTAAGAAAGGTGAATGGCCGATGGCTGATCGAAAGATCGACCACCGCAAGAACGGTCCGGCCTGTCCCTCAATTGACATCCATTGAGATCGCACCGAACAAGAACGGCGGCTGGCTGGCTAGCGTCGTCGGCTCCGATTTTGAGCCGTTGACGATCTATTTTGATATATTCGGCCCTGATTGCACACTGACCCGGCCGTGTCGCGTCGAGAACTTCACACTCAGGGACAGGGCGTCGATGACCTCGGAAGCGATCTGGAATATCCCGATCGAACTAGCACCCGGCGAATACGAGATCACAGCAAAGAACGGTGATTCCTCACCCTCCAAGCCATTGACGTTCAAAATACCTTAG